The following proteins are co-located in the Flectobacillus major DSM 103 genome:
- a CDS encoding glycoside hydrolase family 26 protein → MKNFLFIWVVQVCCSVLVFGQGQPIDPKATAETQKLYQKLWKIRQKGVMFGQQDALAYGLNADATRWIGDEGRSDVKTVVGDYPAVIGYDLGRIEFDSVRNLDGVPFSKIKKDIEDTYKRGGLNTISWHLNNPVDPTRSSWDKADSTIKHLFENPQALQTYTLWLDKVATFVTNLKGSKGELVPVLFRPFHEHTGSWFWWGANYCTPTEYQKIWHFTVDYLMNKKGVHNILYGYSTDRFTSKEHYLERFPGDDNVDLIGFDFYHRNAPASNETFKKEAIRMVETLKTIGTEKQKLTAITEMGLEQITVADWWTGIVWPIIQKTDLSYILVWRNGRPDHFYAPYQGQQSAKDFVMFYRLPQTLFTKDVKKLYK, encoded by the coding sequence ATGAAAAACTTTCTTTTTATATGGGTCGTACAGGTATGCTGTAGTGTTTTGGTGTTTGGACAAGGCCAGCCAATTGACCCAAAAGCAACAGCCGAAACCCAAAAGCTGTATCAAAAATTATGGAAAATCAGACAAAAGGGCGTTATGTTTGGGCAGCAAGATGCCTTAGCTTATGGCCTTAATGCCGACGCTACAAGGTGGATAGGCGACGAGGGGCGTAGTGATGTCAAAACAGTTGTGGGCGATTACCCTGCAGTTATTGGATATGATTTGGGGCGTATAGAATTTGATTCGGTTCGCAATCTTGACGGTGTGCCGTTTTCCAAAATCAAAAAAGATATTGAGGATACTTATAAAAGAGGAGGCCTCAATACAATTAGCTGGCATTTGAATAACCCAGTTGATCCCACAAGGTCGTCGTGGGACAAAGCCGATTCGACCATAAAACATTTGTTTGAAAACCCTCAAGCCCTTCAAACCTACACCTTGTGGCTCGATAAAGTAGCCACCTTTGTAACGAACCTCAAAGGGAGCAAAGGCGAGCTAGTTCCTGTGTTGTTTCGCCCATTTCATGAGCATACAGGCTCTTGGTTTTGGTGGGGAGCCAATTACTGTACACCTACCGAATACCAAAAAATATGGCACTTTACCGTCGATTATTTGATGAACAAAAAGGGTGTTCATAATATTTTGTATGGCTATTCTACCGACCGATTTACCTCAAAAGAACATTATTTAGAGCGTTTCCCAGGCGATGACAATGTCGATTTGATAGGCTTTGATTTTTATCATCGAAATGCTCCTGCTAGTAACGAAACCTTCAAAAAAGAGGCTATTCGTATGGTCGAAACCCTCAAAACCATAGGTACAGAAAAACAGAAGCTAACCGCTATTACCGAAATGGGGCTCGAACAAATCACCGTAGCCGACTGGTGGACTGGTATTGTTTGGCCAATTATTCAAAAAACTGATTTGAGTTATATACTTGTTTGGCGAAATGGCCGTCCCGACCATTTTTATGCTCCTTATCAAGGTCAACAAAGTGCCAAAGATTTTGTTATGTTTTATCGCCTACCTCAAACCTTATTTACTAAAGATGTCAAAAAGCTGTATAAGTAA
- a CDS encoding sialate O-acetylesterase, with amino-acid sequence MKQLCLSFLLLCTSTSFAQVKLARLFSDHVVLQRQKPIPVWGWAKPAENITVTLAGQTQTAQADASGKWIVRFLAMEAGGPFQLEASAASGKATVKDILLGDVWLCSGQSNMEWPVRQANNFQEEKKNADFPQIRHFFVEHDVTLQPQADLKSGDWKVCSAQTVGDFTAVGFFFARDIFQKTNIPIGLVHSSWGGSQLEGWVSKEGMESSDELKGYVKKIPVSWDEADLLLDESIKEKLLGNPKIQVTLADEQKYTAAGYDFSKWHTGNAIGQWDWQGIWAWRGNGFIAKSVSIPSEMIAEITTLALAESFSENEVYINGKLVFSGILKGVRKIIVPANTWKAGQNSLVIKMKKTIDPAWYGMGMAGSPDDLYVSSNTQKVQLGGSDWKLMPSFAEPHTYAHLSNNVGTTLYNAMIAPLVPFALKGALWYQGETNAGRSYQYRKTFPLMIQDWRKKWNDDFDFYFVQLSSYGSYQNSNQGSGWAELREAQTMTLSLPKTGMAVTTDIGNPKDIHPTNKQDVGKRLAAEALKKTYHQQLVSAGPMIQSFVFEKGKATLTFENVGTGLVIKDKFGYLKGFEIAGDDKVFYYAKAEIKDNKVVVYYPKGQKPSSVRYAWADAPEDANLFNKEGFPACPFRTDNWKGVTEGAVFK; translated from the coding sequence ATGAAACAGCTTTGTTTATCCTTTTTGTTGTTGTGTACAAGTACGTCTTTTGCCCAAGTCAAATTGGCTCGTCTTTTCTCTGACCACGTTGTATTACAGCGTCAGAAACCTATTCCTGTGTGGGGTTGGGCAAAGCCTGCCGAAAATATAACGGTTACCTTGGCTGGACAAACCCAAACTGCCCAAGCCGATGCTTCGGGTAAATGGATTGTTAGGTTTTTGGCCATGGAAGCAGGTGGCCCATTTCAATTAGAGGCTTCGGCGGCTTCGGGCAAGGCTACCGTCAAAGATATTCTGCTGGGCGATGTTTGGCTTTGTTCAGGGCAGTCAAATATGGAATGGCCAGTAAGGCAGGCTAATAACTTTCAAGAAGAAAAGAAAAATGCCGATTTCCCCCAGATTAGGCACTTTTTTGTAGAACATGATGTAACACTACAGCCACAAGCCGATTTAAAATCTGGTGATTGGAAAGTATGTTCGGCCCAAACGGTAGGCGATTTTACAGCGGTTGGATTCTTTTTTGCTCGTGATATTTTTCAAAAAACAAATATTCCTATTGGCCTGGTTCATTCGTCTTGGGGTGGTTCTCAACTAGAAGGCTGGGTCAGCAAAGAGGGTATGGAGTCGTCGGATGAATTGAAAGGATATGTAAAAAAAATACCTGTATCATGGGACGAAGCCGACCTTCTACTCGACGAAAGTATCAAAGAAAAACTATTGGGAAACCCTAAAATACAAGTTACTTTGGCCGATGAGCAAAAATATACGGCAGCGGGTTACGATTTTTCTAAATGGCACACAGGCAATGCCATAGGTCAGTGGGACTGGCAGGGTATTTGGGCTTGGCGAGGCAATGGCTTTATTGCCAAGTCGGTAAGTATTCCGAGCGAAATGATTGCCGAAATAACTACCTTGGCTTTGGCTGAAAGTTTTTCTGAAAATGAGGTTTATATCAATGGAAAATTGGTTTTTTCGGGTATTCTAAAAGGCGTTCGTAAAATTATTGTTCCTGCCAATACATGGAAGGCTGGTCAAAATAGCTTGGTTATCAAAATGAAAAAAACAATCGACCCTGCTTGGTATGGTATGGGTATGGCGGGTTCGCCCGACGACCTGTATGTAAGCTCGAATACCCAAAAAGTTCAGCTTGGTGGTAGCGATTGGAAACTAATGCCTTCATTTGCCGAACCTCATACGTATGCTCATTTAAGCAATAATGTTGGTACAACCTTGTACAATGCCATGATTGCTCCACTTGTTCCGTTTGCTCTGAAAGGGGCTTTGTGGTATCAGGGCGAAACCAATGCAGGGCGTTCGTATCAATATCGCAAAACGTTTCCGCTAATGATTCAAGATTGGCGTAAAAAGTGGAATGATGATTTTGACTTCTATTTTGTACAGTTGTCTAGTTATGGTTCGTACCAAAATAGCAACCAAGGTAGTGGTTGGGCTGAATTGCGCGAAGCCCAAACCATGACCCTGAGCTTGCCCAAAACAGGTATGGCTGTTACAACCGATATTGGCAATCCCAAAGATATTCACCCAACCAATAAGCAAGATGTTGGAAAAAGATTGGCTGCTGAAGCTTTGAAAAAAACGTATCATCAACAATTGGTATCGGCTGGGCCAATGATTCAGTCATTTGTTTTTGAAAAAGGAAAAGCAACTTTAACATTTGAAAACGTTGGAACTGGATTAGTAATAAAAGATAAATTTGGGTATCTGAAAGGGTTTGAAATAGCAGGCGACGATAAAGTTTTTTATTATGCCAAAGCAGAAATCAAAGATAACAAAGTGGTTGTTTATTATCCAAAAGGACAAAAACCAAGCTCGGTACGCTACGCTTGGGCCGATGCCCCCGAAGATGCTAATTTATTCAATAAAGAAGGCTTTCCTGCTTGCCCATTCCGTACCGACAACTGGAAAGGGGTTACCGAAGGTGCTGTTTTTAAATAG
- a CDS encoding glycoside hydrolase family 130 protein, translated as MNFLFQERLSQLQNTHFDLITRENEVVALGNGIYDRYKFPIVTAQHTPIFWRYDLNPETNPYLMERFGINAAFNSGAIKLNGKYLLVVRVEGIDRKSFFAVAESPNGIDNFRFWDYPITMPETENPDGNVYDMRVVQHEDGWIYGLFCTERKDPNAKKGDESSAVAQCGMARTRDLKTWERLPDLVTPSPQQRNVVLHPEFVNGKYAFYTRPQDGFIEAGTGGGIGFGYADSMEKAVIEKEYIVDEKHYHTVYEVKNGQGPAPIKTSKGWLHLAHGVRNTAAGLRYVLYMFLTDLSNLTQVTHKPAGYFIAPEGEERIGDVSNVAFANGWIADEDGKVFIYYASSDTRMHVATSTIDRLLDYVINTPADGLRSAASVATLNKIIDTNQAYLKNTTEAV; from the coding sequence ATGAACTTTTTGTTTCAAGAAAGACTCTCACAATTACAAAATACCCATTTTGATTTAATTACTCGTGAAAATGAAGTAGTTGCTTTGGGAAATGGTATTTATGACCGTTACAAGTTTCCAATTGTAACAGCACAGCATACGCCTATTTTTTGGCGTTACGACCTAAATCCCGAAACAAATCCTTATTTGATGGAGCGTTTTGGTATCAATGCGGCTTTTAACTCAGGAGCAATCAAACTCAATGGAAAATATTTACTTGTAGTTCGTGTGGAAGGAATCGACCGAAAATCTTTTTTTGCGGTAGCAGAAAGTCCTAATGGAATTGATAATTTCCGTTTCTGGGATTACCCTATTACTATGCCCGAAACCGAAAACCCTGATGGCAACGTGTATGATATGCGTGTAGTACAGCACGAAGACGGCTGGATTTATGGCTTATTTTGTACCGAACGCAAAGACCCTAATGCCAAAAAAGGCGATGAGTCGTCGGCGGTAGCTCAGTGTGGAATGGCTCGTACTCGTGACCTCAAAACGTGGGAACGCTTACCCGATTTGGTAACGCCATCGCCTCAGCAACGTAACGTTGTATTACACCCCGAATTTGTGAACGGCAAATATGCTTTTTATACCCGTCCTCAAGACGGCTTTATTGAAGCTGGTACTGGCGGAGGTATTGGCTTTGGTTATGCCGATTCAATGGAAAAAGCGGTTATTGAAAAAGAATATATTGTCGATGAAAAACACTATCATACCGTTTATGAGGTAAAAAATGGCCAAGGCCCTGCCCCTATCAAAACGTCCAAAGGATGGTTGCATTTGGCTCATGGTGTGCGTAATACAGCAGCAGGATTAAGATACGTTTTGTATATGTTCTTGACCGACCTCAGTAATCTTACACAAGTAACCCATAAGCCAGCGGGATATTTTATTGCTCCCGAAGGGGAAGAACGTATCGGCGATGTGTCTAATGTGGCGTTTGCCAATGGCTGGATTGCCGACGAAGATGGCAAGGTATTTATTTATTACGCATCGTCAGATACACGTATGCACGTAGCTACTTCTACGATTGATAGGCTATTGGATTATGTTATCAATACCCCTGCCGATGGCCTACGTTCGGCTGCATCGGTAGCTACTTTGAATAAGATTATTGATACCAATCAGGCTTATTTAAAAAATACTACTGAGGCTGTTTAA
- a CDS encoding sodium:solute symporter family protein has protein sequence MKLQLIDILILVAYLATMIFIGFYMRKKAKANKDSYLMGGKSLPWYMLGLSDASDMFDISGTMWMVSLCFVYGLKSIWIPWLWPSFNQVFMMMFLSKWLRRSNANTGAEWLITRFGTEGKGVQASQIIVIAFALLSCFGFLAYGFVGLGKFVEIFIPWEVVHPYIPFEIPTKYIPHFYGVVFTIIATFYSVLGGMHSIVLGDVIKYAIMTVACIAIAIIAMSHLDGQTLNLPAGWDNPFFGWNLGLDWSTILPEVNQKIESDGYSVFGLFFGMMLLKGIFASLAGPAPNYDMQKVLSTRSPKEASKMTGFVSIILLPIRYSMIVGLTVLALLYYNQLNVKDPSGHYDFELLLPGTINAFMPVGILGIVITGLMGAFMGTFSGTLNAAQAYIVNDIYLKHINPNAGTKKTIKMNYIVGLVVVVIGILLGFMATSVNDILQWIVGGLYGGYVAANCLKWYWWRFNANGFFWGMTAGIVAALIMPYFTTGLPLYWWPLLFAISMTASILGTLSAPPTDAKVLRKFYMTVRPWGFWQPVLEAVQAENPSFEANKNFKLDMLNVALGILAQLCLTLLPMYFVLGMNTPLLIDIAVMIGVIFVLKRTWWNKLED, from the coding sequence ATGAAATTACAATTAATAGACATTTTAATTCTTGTAGCATACCTAGCCACAATGATTTTTATTGGCTTTTATATGCGGAAAAAAGCCAAAGCCAATAAAGATAGCTATTTGATGGGGGGTAAGTCATTGCCTTGGTATATGCTTGGCCTAAGCGACGCATCCGATATGTTTGATATTAGCGGTACGATGTGGATGGTAAGTTTATGTTTTGTATATGGCCTAAAAAGTATTTGGATTCCTTGGTTGTGGCCTTCGTTCAACCAAGTGTTTATGATGATGTTTTTGAGCAAATGGCTTCGCCGAAGCAATGCCAATACTGGTGCCGAATGGCTGATTACACGCTTTGGTACTGAAGGCAAAGGTGTACAAGCTTCGCAGATAATTGTTATTGCATTTGCATTATTGAGTTGTTTTGGCTTTTTGGCGTATGGGTTTGTAGGCTTAGGTAAGTTTGTCGAAATATTTATTCCCTGGGAGGTTGTGCATCCGTATATTCCATTCGAGATACCTACCAAGTACATACCTCATTTTTATGGTGTAGTGTTTACTATTATTGCTACATTTTATTCGGTATTGGGTGGTATGCACAGTATTGTGTTGGGCGATGTAATCAAATATGCCATTATGACAGTAGCTTGTATTGCTATTGCTATTATTGCGATGTCGCATTTGGATGGCCAAACGCTTAATCTTCCTGCGGGTTGGGACAATCCATTTTTTGGCTGGAATTTGGGTTTAGATTGGTCTACTATTTTGCCAGAAGTAAATCAGAAAATTGAGTCGGATGGTTATAGTGTATTTGGGTTGTTTTTTGGAATGATGTTACTCAAAGGCATTTTTGCTTCGTTGGCTGGGCCAGCTCCCAACTACGATATGCAAAAAGTACTGAGTACCCGAAGTCCGAAGGAAGCAAGTAAAATGACAGGTTTTGTGAGCATTATTCTTTTGCCAATTCGCTATTCTATGATAGTAGGCCTAACGGTTTTGGCACTTCTATATTATAATCAACTGAATGTAAAAGACCCATCGGGGCATTATGATTTTGAGCTACTGCTTCCTGGCACTATCAATGCTTTTATGCCTGTGGGTATTCTAGGAATTGTTATAACGGGTTTAATGGGAGCATTTATGGGTACTTTTAGCGGTACGCTCAACGCTGCTCAGGCGTATATTGTCAACGATATTTATCTCAAACATATTAATCCTAATGCTGGTACAAAGAAAACCATCAAGATGAATTATATCGTAGGGCTTGTGGTGGTAGTAATTGGTATTTTGTTGGGCTTTATGGCTACAAGTGTCAACGATATTCTTCAGTGGATAGTAGGAGGGCTTTATGGCGGATATGTGGCTGCCAACTGCCTCAAATGGTACTGGTGGCGATTCAATGCCAATGGCTTTTTTTGGGGAATGACTGCGGGTATTGTAGCGGCCTTGATAATGCCCTATTTTACAACGGGCTTGCCTTTGTATTGGTGGCCATTATTGTTTGCTATTTCGATGACGGCCTCAATCTTGGGTACGTTATCGGCACCGCCTACCGATGCTAAGGTTTTGAGAAAATTCTACATGACGGTTCGTCCTTGGGGTTTTTGGCAACCTGTTTTGGAAGCTGTCCAAGCTGAGAACCCTAGTTTTGAGGCGAACAAAAATTTCAAATTAGATATGTTGAATGTAGCGTTGGGAATTTTGGCTCAGCTATGTCTAACCTTATTGCCTATGTACTTTGTACTTGGTATGAATACCCCACTTTTGATTGATATTGCAGTGATGATAGGAGTGATTTTTGTCCTAAAACGTACTTGGTGGAATAAGTTGGAGGATTAA
- a CDS encoding AGE family epimerase/isomerase, with amino-acid sequence MRILSENYPQEIAQELRNILNFWLENAIDKPFGGFIGKMDSTGVIHPYADKGGVLNARILWTFSAAFNHTPQSEYLAMAHRSYQYIRQFFDDNIYGGVYWAVDYQGNPTSTRKQIYGQAFMIYALSEYYRATQNPEALTWAIELFELIEKYSFDTQQGGYWEAFSQDWTLLDDLRLSEKDRNDPKTMNTHLHILEAYANLYRVWPDSQLAHQIKQLLAIFAHKIIDSSTWHMKLFFDKNWQAQSAGISYGHDIEAAWLLLEAAEVLHDEALIAQFKAIAVTMANASAEGIQPDGSMIHEFDPTTQHYDTHREWWVEAEGMVGFLNAYQITKEEHFLQKIQGLWLFTQKYLIDQERGEWIWGVFDDYSPMNSEDKMGFWKCPYHNARACIEILNRI; translated from the coding sequence ATGCGTATTTTATCAGAAAATTACCCGCAAGAGATAGCACAAGAATTACGAAATATCCTCAATTTTTGGCTTGAAAATGCCATCGATAAACCTTTTGGAGGTTTTATTGGCAAAATGGATAGTACAGGCGTTATTCACCCTTATGCCGACAAGGGAGGGGTGCTAAACGCCCGTATTTTATGGACATTTTCTGCTGCTTTTAACCATACACCTCAGTCCGAATATTTGGCAATGGCTCATCGTTCGTATCAATATATCCGCCAGTTTTTTGATGATAATATCTATGGAGGCGTTTATTGGGCAGTCGACTATCAGGGCAATCCAACCAGTACTCGCAAGCAAATCTATGGCCAAGCGTTTATGATTTATGCTTTGTCGGAATACTATCGTGCTACTCAAAACCCAGAAGCCCTAACATGGGCAATCGAGTTGTTTGAACTGATAGAAAAATATAGTTTCGACACCCAACAAGGAGGATATTGGGAGGCTTTTAGCCAAGACTGGACGTTGCTCGACGACCTTCGCCTTAGCGAAAAAGACCGCAACGACCCCAAAACCATGAATACCCATTTGCATATTCTGGAAGCTTATGCCAATTTGTACCGAGTTTGGCCTGATAGTCAACTTGCCCACCAAATCAAACAACTTTTAGCTATTTTTGCCCATAAAATTATAGATTCGTCTACATGGCACATGAAATTGTTTTTTGATAAAAACTGGCAAGCTCAGTCGGCTGGAATTTCTTATGGACACGATATTGAGGCAGCATGGCTGTTGTTAGAAGCTGCCGAAGTGCTGCACGATGAAGCCCTAATAGCTCAGTTTAAAGCAATAGCCGTAACAATGGCCAATGCTTCGGCCGAGGGGATTCAGCCCGACGGTAGCATGATTCATGAGTTTGACCCTACTACTCAGCATTATGATACCCACCGTGAATGGTGGGTTGAAGCCGAAGGAATGGTAGGTTTTTTGAATGCTTATCAGATTACGAAAGAAGAACATTTTCTCCAGAAAATTCAAGGACTTTGGCTGTTTACCCAAAAGTACCTTATCGACCAAGAACGTGGAGAATGGATTTGGGGCGTTTTTGACGACTATTCACCCATGAACAGCGAAGATAAAATGGGCTTTTGGAAATGTCCTTACCATAATGCCCGTGCTTGTATAGAAATTTTAAACCGAATTTAA